The Vibrio navarrensis genome has a segment encoding these proteins:
- a CDS encoding glutathionylspermidine synthase family protein — protein sequence MFRREIKEREDWRALAERYGFGFHTMYGQPYWDESAYYQFNLQQIEHDLEAPTEEIHQMCLSIVDKVVHDEVLLARFAIPETMWEAVRRSWLMQEPSLYSRLDFAYSGNGPAKLYENNADTPTSLFETAFWQWIWLEDVVSRGVISRRADQFNILQDYLIERLAHIARLQPGQTLYFSCCKETEEDRATVQYLEDCAREARLSTAFVYIEDIGVDEEGQFVDLENRVIRWMFKLYPWEEMFHDEYSQFLTTSKINWLEPMWKSVLSNKALLPLLWQEFEGHPNLLPAYFADDTKASALSDFVRKPLFSREGANIEIVRNGKSRHKTDGPYGEGRFIVQQYCPLPKFADNHTLIGSWLVNDKAAGISIREDSSLITQDLARYLPHVIV from the coding sequence ATGTTTCGTCGCGAAATAAAAGAACGTGAAGATTGGCGCGCACTTGCCGAGCGCTACGGCTTTGGCTTTCATACCATGTACGGACAGCCCTATTGGGATGAATCGGCCTACTATCAATTTAATTTGCAGCAGATTGAACACGATCTCGAAGCGCCGACGGAAGAGATCCACCAAATGTGCCTGTCCATCGTCGACAAAGTGGTGCATGACGAAGTGCTTCTGGCTCGTTTTGCCATACCCGAAACGATGTGGGAGGCGGTGCGCCGTTCATGGTTGATGCAAGAACCATCGCTTTACTCACGGCTTGATTTCGCCTATTCAGGCAACGGCCCAGCCAAGTTATACGAGAACAATGCCGACACCCCGACATCGCTGTTTGAAACGGCCTTTTGGCAGTGGATATGGTTGGAAGATGTGGTGAGTCGAGGCGTGATTTCTCGACGCGCCGACCAGTTCAACATCTTACAAGACTATCTCATCGAACGGTTAGCCCATATTGCCCGTTTGCAGCCGGGGCAAACCTTGTACTTCAGTTGCTGTAAGGAGACTGAAGAAGACCGGGCGACCGTGCAGTATCTTGAGGATTGTGCAAGAGAAGCCAGACTTTCCACTGCGTTTGTCTATATCGAAGACATTGGTGTCGATGAAGAAGGGCAATTTGTCGATCTCGAGAATCGGGTTATTCGCTGGATGTTCAAACTCTACCCTTGGGAAGAGATGTTCCATGATGAGTACAGCCAGTTTCTCACCACGTCGAAAATCAATTGGTTGGAGCCGATGTGGAAGTCGGTATTGTCGAATAAAGCGTTGTTGCCCTTGCTATGGCAAGAGTTCGAGGGGCATCCCAACCTTCTGCCGGCCTATTTTGCCGATGATACAAAAGCGAGCGCATTGAGTGATTTTGTGCGCAAGCCCTTGTTTTCTCGTGAAGGAGCGAACATTGAGATCGTACGTAATGGGAAATCTCGTCATAAAACCGACGGGCCGTATGGGGAAGGGCGTTTTATTGTCCAACAATATTGCCCGTTGCCAAAGTTTGCTGATAACCACACCTTAATCGGTAGTTGGTTAGTCAACGACAAAGCGGCGGGTATTTCGATTCGTGAAGATTCAAGTTTGATCACTCAAGACTTGGCTCGTTACCTGCCGCACGTGATCGTGTAA
- a CDS encoding MbnH family di-heme enzyme: MSANLKSGLLTLLVLASVTGCDGESSYDVTAAGSTNHSGFDFQTGSLPMPREPNDNPASEEKFQLGRHLFYDKRLSGNQTFACESCHQQALAFTDGLAVPTGSTGEVLHRNSQTLTNVAYNASYTWANPVLHTIEQQLVIPLFGEFPVEMGINDANRDEILQRFEQDPRYQTLFNQAFPNEQQPVTLPNIIKALAVFNRALISKESDFDQGTMSSAALRGQALFNSEKMECFHCHSGFNFSDSTLHADTVFVSRPFFNTGLYNLDEQGSYPAQDNGLYTVTANAVDKGKFRPPTLRNLAYTAPYMHDGSIATLSEVLDFYAAGGRHIESGFYQGDGRLNPNKSEFVNGFTLSPQEKQDVLAFLGALNDEAFVRNPRYANPFLPENNQ, translated from the coding sequence ATGTCAGCAAACCTCAAGAGTGGTTTGCTGACACTGCTCGTGCTGGCATCAGTAACGGGCTGTGACGGCGAATCAAGCTACGACGTCACTGCGGCGGGTTCAACCAACCACAGTGGTTTTGACTTTCAAACGGGCTCTCTTCCCATGCCGAGAGAGCCAAACGATAACCCGGCCAGTGAAGAAAAATTCCAGTTGGGACGACACCTGTTCTACGACAAGCGTTTATCGGGCAATCAAACCTTTGCGTGTGAATCTTGCCATCAGCAGGCGCTCGCGTTTACCGATGGGCTGGCGGTTCCAACCGGTTCGACCGGCGAGGTGCTCCACCGCAACTCGCAAACGCTAACCAATGTGGCTTACAACGCCTCCTACACTTGGGCCAATCCGGTGTTGCACACCATAGAGCAACAACTGGTGATCCCGCTGTTTGGTGAGTTTCCGGTTGAGATGGGGATTAACGATGCGAATCGTGACGAGATTTTACAACGCTTTGAGCAAGATCCCCGATATCAGACGCTGTTTAACCAAGCGTTTCCGAACGAGCAGCAACCCGTGACTTTGCCGAACATCATCAAAGCGCTGGCGGTGTTTAACCGCGCCTTGATCTCCAAAGAGAGCGATTTTGATCAAGGGACGATGAGCAGTGCGGCCCTACGCGGTCAGGCACTGTTCAACAGCGAAAAGATGGAGTGCTTTCATTGTCACAGCGGCTTTAATTTCAGCGATTCGACCTTGCACGCCGATACGGTATTTGTCAGTCGCCCATTTTTTAACACCGGCCTGTACAACTTAGATGAGCAAGGCAGCTATCCAGCGCAAGACAATGGCCTGTATACAGTGACAGCAAACGCAGTGGACAAAGGCAAATTTCGCCCGCCCACGCTACGCAACCTTGCTTATACCGCGCCATACATGCACGACGGCAGCATCGCCACGCTCTCTGAAGTGCTGGATTTTTACGCCGCAGGCGGTCGTCATATCGAAAGCGGTTTCTACCAAGGCGATGGGCGACTCAACCCTAACAAAAGTGAGTTTGTCAATGGTTTTACTCTGAGTCCGCAAGAGAAGCAGGACGTACTGGCCTTTTTGGGGGCGCTCAACGATGAAGCCTTTGTTCGCAACCCGCGCTATGCCAACCCATTTTTGCCGGAGAATAACCAATGA
- a CDS encoding copper chaperone PCu(A)C, whose translation MKKTIHTLLITLLSLAASSVFAHDYHQGSIQIDHPWSREAPPTATVIAGFFQLKNNATSDDFLLSASTPIAERVEIHTHEMADGMMQMKKIDAVRVGSMQSVMFEPGSYHLMIFNPSQSYKKGERFPMTLTFKKAGSIEVEMAIEEAGHVHTHTH comes from the coding sequence ATGAAAAAAACCATCCACACATTGCTCATCACACTGCTGTCCTTGGCCGCTAGCAGCGTTTTTGCCCATGACTACCATCAAGGCAGCATACAAATCGATCACCCTTGGAGCCGTGAAGCGCCACCAACGGCGACGGTGATTGCTGGCTTTTTCCAATTGAAGAACAACGCAACTAGCGACGACTTCTTGCTCAGCGCGTCAACCCCAATCGCTGAGCGAGTGGAAATTCATACTCATGAAATGGCTGACGGTATGATGCAGATGAAGAAAATTGACGCGGTTCGCGTCGGCAGCATGCAAAGCGTGATGTTCGAACCCGGCAGCTATCACCTGATGATCTTCAACCCAAGCCAGAGCTATAAGAAAGGCGAACGCTTCCCGATGACGCTGACGTTTAAAAAAGCGGGCAGTATCGAAGTCGAGATGGCGATTGAAGAAGCGGGCCATGTGCATACTCACACTCACTAA
- a CDS encoding DUF1190 domain-containing protein: MKRSSNVKKSSFEKVMPALPYLLFGGVAAYSFYEPKTEGYIYRDSEQCKRNHASYSEQCELAYKEAVARAEFSAPRYQSESECKREFGYDSDDCYYSSTYHSYMPRMSSFFYTRDTSGLKSRSNAFFSEPLYRYRSGYYSGSGVSYGTKLGQAMKINTSSIKSSGGTIGKVMSRGGFGKSVSISRGG, encoded by the coding sequence ATGAAACGCAGTTCTAACGTGAAAAAATCGTCTTTTGAGAAGGTCATGCCTGCCCTTCCTTATCTTCTCTTTGGTGGTGTCGCTGCCTACTCATTCTATGAGCCCAAGACAGAAGGCTATATTTACCGAGACAGCGAACAGTGCAAAAGAAACCACGCCAGCTATTCAGAGCAGTGCGAACTGGCCTACAAAGAGGCAGTCGCGCGCGCGGAGTTCAGTGCGCCGCGCTATCAATCAGAAAGTGAATGTAAAAGAGAGTTTGGCTATGATTCTGATGACTGCTACTACAGCAGCACCTACCACTCTTATATGCCACGCATGAGCAGCTTCTTTTACACACGAGACACCAGCGGTTTAAAGTCTCGCTCAAACGCCTTTTTCTCTGAGCCGCTCTACCGCTATCGTAGTGGTTACTACTCTGGCAGTGGTGTTTCTTATGGTACGAAATTGGGCCAAGCGATGAAAATCAACACCAGCTCGATTAAGTCAAGCGGCGGCACGATAGGCAAAGTGATGTCGCGCGGCGGGTTTGGTAAATCGGTCTCTATCAGTCGAGGCGGCTAA
- a CDS encoding DUF350 domain-containing protein, with translation MDMLSKLLAGFPNFLLYFSLSLAFVLAFKFIYVRLTPYDEWTLIKDHKNTAAAIALSGAFLGYCLAISGAAKNSLNIADFAVWGVVALMAQLVAFAIVRLVLLPRIGERIENDEVPAGIVLATVSVSVGVLNAACMSY, from the coding sequence ATGGACATGCTCTCTAAGTTGTTGGCAGGATTCCCCAACTTTCTCCTCTATTTTTCACTGTCGTTGGCTTTTGTGCTGGCTTTTAAATTTATCTATGTCCGACTGACACCATATGACGAGTGGACGCTGATAAAAGATCATAAAAACACCGCTGCGGCGATCGCCCTTAGCGGCGCGTTTTTGGGGTACTGCTTGGCCATCTCAGGCGCGGCGAAAAACTCGCTCAACATTGCTGACTTTGCCGTTTGGGGCGTTGTTGCCTTGATGGCGCAATTGGTCGCGTTTGCCATCGTTCGTTTGGTGTTATTGCCGCGCATCGGTGAGCGAATTGAGAACGATGAAGTGCCAGCGGGCATTGTTCTGGCAACGGTTTCGGTGTCTGTGGGTGTACTCAATGCTGCGTGCATGTCTTACTAG
- a CDS encoding porin has protein sequence MKHAFTLTAVSLLSSHIAYANPNHESNIEVKSNVFAQLGYYHQSRDQQFAIPGILNSADAAHQEQGVQLMHGELGLLAIWPQVLAGKIILGSHHGENVEVEEVWLQPHLGQNWTLRLGRQLSPIGLYNDVHEHDWRFVDASLSQQAFLANQYQDDSIKLTYASGMHDLTAWVGRGNGYPAQADASESTPAALGLSYQWQGFKQAHSWRVVGSLAHFDATQRGAQTNQGHSHTTTSSAIIFDGTTTLVALGAQWQWQQFSIEAQWMGQQIDARLSDSQQMQTDLDAFQYGVSSQIVWQRETFELALRYDALISDNQVSRESSEFSQALNAEGLRPQRISAVLNWHFAPAQTLRLQGNYEEITHLSQNAFWLVYQGNLNW, from the coding sequence ATGAAACACGCTTTCACACTCACGGCAGTTAGTTTGCTCTCTAGCCATATTGCCTATGCCAACCCGAACCATGAGTCAAACATTGAAGTAAAAAGCAACGTGTTCGCTCAACTCGGCTACTACCATCAAAGTCGCGATCAGCAATTTGCTATCCCGGGTATTTTGAACAGCGCAGATGCGGCGCACCAAGAGCAAGGCGTGCAATTGATGCACGGTGAGCTGGGGCTATTAGCCATTTGGCCGCAAGTGTTAGCCGGAAAAATCATCCTCGGTAGCCACCACGGAGAGAATGTCGAGGTCGAAGAGGTCTGGTTACAACCTCATCTCGGACAAAACTGGACCTTACGTTTAGGCCGTCAACTGTCGCCCATTGGTTTGTACAATGACGTGCATGAGCACGACTGGCGATTTGTCGATGCATCGTTGTCACAGCAAGCATTTCTCGCCAACCAGTATCAAGACGACAGCATCAAGCTCACCTACGCCAGTGGTATGCATGATCTTACCGCTTGGGTTGGTCGTGGCAATGGCTACCCCGCCCAAGCGGATGCAAGCGAAAGTACACCCGCAGCGCTTGGCTTGAGCTATCAATGGCAAGGTTTTAAACAAGCGCATTCGTGGCGAGTCGTCGGCTCGCTGGCACACTTCGATGCAACCCAACGCGGCGCACAAACCAACCAAGGTCATAGCCATACGACCACGAGCAGCGCGATTATCTTTGATGGCACCACCACCTTGGTTGCTCTCGGCGCTCAATGGCAGTGGCAACAATTTAGCATTGAAGCGCAATGGATGGGGCAACAAATCGATGCCCGTCTTAGCGACTCTCAGCAGATGCAAACCGACCTCGATGCCTTTCAGTATGGGGTGAGCTCGCAGATTGTTTGGCAAAGAGAGACGTTTGAACTGGCGCTGCGTTACGACGCTCTCATCAGCGACAACCAAGTCAGCAGAGAGAGCAGTGAATTTAGTCAAGCGCTCAATGCCGAAGGTTTGCGTCCTCAACGCATTAGCGCGGTGCTCAACTGGCATTTTGCGCCAGCGCAAACGCTGCGCTTACAAGGTAACTACGAAGAAATCACTCACCTTAGCCAAAACGCATTTTGGCTGGTGTATCAGGGCAACCTGAACTGGTAA